From Leptospira sp. WS58.C1, one genomic window encodes:
- a CDS encoding methylmalonyl-CoA mutase family protein, with translation MASEKLFSEFPPVSTEAWTNLIQKDLKGADFEKKLVWETQEGFKIQPFYRKENLKGKEWLLSNLPGKFPYLRSTRKLTNDWSIRQDIDTPDLKTAKELAIEAISNGVSALGLVLADVGSGRKGIQIKNEKDLSFLLADLPLNEITLHFVAEEKSPELYSWLPKNKTLVGGLGYDPYRILARHGHSGGHGPETLKPILTELAGKWKNFRALTVHSSTFRDSGSTIVQELAYTLALGSEYLYRLGELGVSPEVVNSQTIFQFTIGPDYFLEIAKFRAARTLWAEIFSSYSSDKGEASLPFIEAETARYNYGIYDLHNNILRGTTEAISAAIGGAEIINVLPFDHLLQPADSFSLRIARNVQLLLKHESYLDKVADPSSGSYYIETITDQITEQAWKLFTEVEKDGGFLECLKSGKIQSSILESRKKKEENYSTRKEIFLGTNQYPNSKDKIQNKDLNKNIKSPAISSASNELKVSPIPEFFAGDAIEEIRMKTEGYESKNKTSVKVLLLPLGDLKMKKARAIFSLNFLGCAGFQVVDPGSYETSEEAIAGIQKENPQIIVFCSSDEEVSGYVKEILPKLKQKPISLVAGYPKDILSELESAGVNGFIHVRSNLLETLADLQKRLGIQ, from the coding sequence ATGGCATCAGAAAAACTTTTCTCCGAATTTCCACCGGTTTCTACCGAAGCATGGACAAACCTTATCCAGAAGGACTTAAAAGGTGCGGACTTCGAAAAAAAACTGGTTTGGGAAACCCAAGAAGGATTTAAGATCCAGCCGTTTTATAGAAAAGAAAATCTAAAAGGAAAGGAATGGCTCCTTTCCAACCTTCCCGGAAAATTTCCTTATCTTAGGTCTACTCGCAAACTTACGAACGATTGGAGTATCAGACAAGATATCGATACCCCGGATCTCAAAACTGCAAAAGAATTAGCGATCGAAGCGATCTCCAACGGAGTTTCCGCTTTGGGACTTGTGCTCGCAGATGTGGGCTCCGGAAGAAAAGGGATCCAAATTAAAAATGAAAAAGATCTCTCGTTCTTGTTAGCGGACCTTCCTCTAAACGAGATCACTCTTCATTTCGTAGCGGAAGAAAAATCTCCCGAACTTTATTCCTGGCTTCCTAAAAACAAAACTCTTGTAGGCGGGCTCGGTTACGATCCGTATAGAATTCTCGCAAGACATGGTCATTCGGGCGGGCATGGCCCGGAAACCCTGAAACCGATCTTGACGGAACTTGCAGGTAAATGGAAAAACTTCCGCGCACTTACCGTTCATTCATCCACATTCAGAGATAGCGGTTCTACGATCGTTCAAGAACTTGCTTATACTCTGGCTCTCGGTTCCGAATACTTATATCGCCTGGGAGAATTAGGAGTTTCTCCCGAAGTAGTGAATTCGCAGACGATCTTCCAATTTACGATCGGTCCCGACTATTTCTTAGAGATCGCTAAGTTCAGAGCGGCAAGGACTTTATGGGCGGAAATATTTTCTTCTTATTCTTCCGATAAGGGAGAAGCTTCCCTTCCGTTTATCGAGGCGGAAACCGCAAGGTATAATTACGGGATCTATGATCTTCATAATAATATTTTAAGAGGAACCACCGAAGCGATCTCCGCAGCGATCGGAGGTGCAGAGATCATCAATGTTCTTCCATTCGATCATTTATTACAACCTGCGGATTCTTTCTCTCTTAGGATCGCAAGAAATGTGCAGCTACTCTTAAAACACGAATCTTACTTGGATAAGGTTGCGGATCCTTCTTCCGGTTCTTATTATATAGAAACGATCACGGATCAGATCACCGAGCAGGCCTGGAAACTTTTCACAGAAGTGGAGAAGGACGGCGGATTCCTGGAATGTCTAAAATCAGGAAAGATCCAATCGTCAATTTTGGAATCCAGAAAGAAGAAGGAAGAAAATTACTCTACCCGAAAAGAGATCTTTCTCGGAACCAATCAATATCCGAATTCCAAGGATAAGATCCAAAACAAAGACCTGAATAAGAATATCAAGTCTCCGGCGATCTCTTCTGCCTCTAACGAACTCAAAGTATCTCCAATCCCTGAGTTTTTTGCGGGGGATGCGATTGAAGAGATCCGGATGAAAACGGAAGGTTACGAATCCAAAAACAAAACTTCCGTAAAAGTACTTCTTCTTCCTTTGGGCGACTTAAAAATGAAGAAGGCAAGAGCGATCTTCTCATTGAACTTTTTAGGATGTGCAGGATTCCAAGTAGTAGATCCCGGAAGTTACGAAACTTCCGAAGAAGCGATCGCAGGCATCCAAAAAGAAAATCCGCAGATAATCGTTTTCTGTAGTTCCGACGAAGAAGTAAGCGGTTACGTAAAGGAAATTCTTCCTAAATTAAAACAAAAGCCAATCTCACTCGTGGCGGGTTATCCAAAAGATATTCTTTCCGAACTGGAATCCGCCGGCGTGAACGGATTCATCCATGTTCGATCCAATCTATTAGAAACACTTGCCGATCTTCAAAAGAGGCTGGGAATCCAATGA
- a CDS encoding TerC/Alx family metal homeostasis membrane protein: MISFSQKDSTLFLIFSVVIGLLIYLDLFVMNKRAHKLSLRESGYWTLFWVTLAFSFSLLVYIFHEDPTNPGLPKQKTLEFLAGYLLEYSLSVDNLFVFIMIFSKFRIQSQYQPMILKWGIIGALVFRAVMIFSGAELVSRFEWILYIFGFLLLYSAWKMFFHDDDEDFDPEELKLLKYARKILPMTKTYHPEKFLVKEHGKTLFTSTFLILVVVEFSDILFAIDSIPAIFSITQDSFIIYTSNVFAILGLRSLFFLLGGVMELFVHLKKGVSLLLAFVGVKLLLPAFSGYVFGRVIHVSIEISLVVIVGTLALSILASIPHYLKTKKEGA, encoded by the coding sequence ATGATCTCGTTTAGCCAAAAAGATTCTACACTTTTTCTTATTTTTTCCGTCGTGATAGGCCTTTTGATCTATTTAGACCTATTCGTAATGAATAAAAGAGCCCATAAACTCTCGCTCAGAGAGTCGGGTTACTGGACCTTGTTTTGGGTCACTCTTGCTTTCAGTTTTTCTCTTTTAGTTTATATTTTTCACGAAGACCCGACTAACCCGGGACTCCCAAAACAAAAGACTTTGGAATTTTTAGCGGGATATCTTCTAGAATATTCACTTTCCGTGGATAATCTTTTCGTGTTTATTATGATCTTTTCTAAGTTCAGGATACAATCCCAATACCAACCCATGATTTTAAAATGGGGAATTATCGGTGCATTGGTCTTTCGAGCCGTAATGATCTTTTCCGGTGCAGAACTAGTTTCTAGATTCGAATGGATCTTATACATTTTCGGGTTCCTACTCCTCTACTCCGCTTGGAAGATGTTCTTCCACGACGACGACGAGGATTTCGATCCGGAAGAATTGAAACTTCTGAAGTATGCCCGTAAAATTCTTCCCATGACCAAAACTTACCACCCCGAAAAATTTTTGGTAAAAGAACATGGAAAAACTCTTTTTACTTCCACATTCTTAATCTTAGTCGTTGTGGAATTCAGCGATATACTTTTCGCGATCGACTCCATTCCTGCGATCTTCTCCATTACCCAAGATAGTTTTATCATCTATACTTCCAACGTATTCGCGATCTTAGGACTCAGATCTTTATTCTTCCTTTTAGGCGGAGTGATGGAACTTTTCGTACATCTGAAAAAAGGAGTTTCACTTTTACTCGCATTTGTGGGAGTAAAACTTCTTCTTCCCGCATTTTCCGGATACGTTTTCGGAAGAGTGATCCATGTTTCTATCGAGATCTCTTTGGTAGTGATCGTAGGAACTCTAGCACTCTCAATACTCGCTTCCATTCCTCATTATCTTAAAACGAAAAAAGAAGGAGCCTGA
- the meaB gene encoding methylmalonyl Co-A mutase-associated GTPase MeaB gives MPQAEGKEKTHIRGSVKKKSLPDAETFSKGILSGDIVLLSRAITLVESTLHSHQELAEAILEKCLPHSGKSIRVGITGIPGVGKSTFIEAFGNHLIDQGRKVAVLTIDPTSQLSRGSILGDKTRMETLSRRKEVFIRPSPSGDSLGGVARKTRETIFLCESAGFDTILVETVGVGQSETAVNSMVDVFLLLLIAGAGDELQGIKRGIMEMADMIAITKADGENIGRANRAKAETISAVHFLPAHESGIHTDVRTCSALTGEGISEIWTEIANFIKTIREKGYLEKKRKEQAKHWLHESVQSILLDDFFSKMGTDFHKAEELVTQGLAGSYQTARKLVQRYKNEDKNLSK, from the coding sequence ATGCCCCAAGCCGAGGGAAAAGAAAAAACCCATATCCGAGGCTCCGTTAAAAAGAAGAGCCTTCCGGATGCGGAAACTTTTTCTAAAGGAATACTCTCCGGGGATATAGTTTTATTGAGCAGGGCAATTACTCTTGTCGAGAGTACATTACATTCCCACCAAGAGCTTGCCGAAGCTATATTAGAAAAATGTTTACCTCATTCCGGCAAAAGTATTCGGGTTGGCATCACAGGTATTCCTGGTGTCGGCAAAAGTACGTTTATAGAAGCGTTCGGAAATCATCTGATTGACCAAGGCAGAAAGGTCGCCGTACTAACGATAGACCCTACCTCGCAATTATCGAGAGGTTCCATATTGGGAGATAAGACCAGAATGGAAACTCTTTCCCGAAGAAAGGAAGTTTTCATTCGCCCTTCTCCTTCCGGAGATTCCTTAGGCGGAGTCGCACGTAAAACTAGAGAAACGATCTTTTTATGCGAGTCCGCTGGATTCGATACGATACTTGTCGAAACCGTCGGTGTAGGACAATCTGAAACTGCAGTCAATTCCATGGTGGATGTTTTCCTTCTCCTGCTAATTGCCGGTGCGGGAGATGAGTTACAAGGGATCAAACGTGGGATCATGGAAATGGCGGACATGATCGCTATCACCAAGGCGGATGGGGAAAATATTGGCAGAGCGAATCGCGCAAAAGCGGAAACCATTTCCGCAGTTCATTTTCTTCCCGCTCATGAGTCAGGCATACACACAGACGTTAGAACATGTTCGGCATTAACCGGAGAAGGAATCTCCGAGATATGGACAGAAATTGCAAACTTTATAAAAACGATCCGAGAAAAAGGTTACCTAGAAAAAAAAAGAAAAGAACAAGCCAAACATTGGTTACATGAATCAGTACAATCCATATTGCTGGATGACTTTTTCTCGAAGATGGGAACCGATTTCCATAAGGCTGAAGAACTTGTAACGCAAGGATTAGCAGGTTCTTATCAAACCGCTCGCAAGCTCGTACAACGTTATAAGAACGAAGACAAGAACTTATCCAAATAA
- the scpA gene encoding methylmalonyl-CoA mutase, translating into MKRPTFSPNRTPVTGDTKFESWSKEALDELGLSTLEETIWNTPEKVPVKPVYVPKDVESLEHLDYAAGIPPFLRGPYSTMYVQQPWTIRQYAGFSTAEESNAFYRRNLAAGQKGLSVAFDLATHRGYDSDHERVVGDVGKAGVAIDSVLDMKILFDQIPLDQMSVSMTMNGAVIPTLAFYIVAAEEQGVKPEQLSGTIQNDILKEFMVRNTYIYPPEPSMRIIADIFKYTTDFMPKFNSISISGYHMQEAGATADIELAYTLADGLEYLRTGIKAGMDVDSFAPRLSFFWAIGMNHFMEIAKMRAGRLLWAKLVKTFNPKNNKSLALRTHCQTSGWSLTEQDPFNNVGRTCIEALAAALGHTQSLHTNALDEAIALPTDFSARIARNTQIYLQEETNIHRVVDPWGGSFYVESLTAQLAERAWELIQEVEQLGGIAKAIETGIPKMRIEEAAARKQARIDSGKDVIVGINRYRPSKENPLDILDIDNTAVRESQIRKLNELKKNRDNAAVTAALDAITECAKTGNGNLLALAVDAARKRATLGEISFAMEKIFGRYKSVTHMIKGVYSEEIMDDPDFKKAKELSAKFAKLEGRQPRIMVAKMGQDGHDRGAKVISTSFADMGFDVDIGPLFQTPAEAAKQAIENDVHVLGVSSLAAGHKTLVPQVIQELKKLGRDDILVIAGGVIPQQDYDFLYKAGVNGIFGPGTKISKAGAEILELLIKSVEG; encoded by the coding sequence ATGAAAAGACCTACATTCTCTCCTAACAGAACTCCCGTAACCGGAGATACAAAATTCGAATCCTGGTCCAAAGAAGCCTTGGACGAATTAGGACTTTCTACATTAGAAGAAACGATTTGGAATACTCCTGAAAAAGTCCCGGTCAAACCTGTTTACGTTCCGAAAGACGTGGAGTCTTTGGAACACTTGGACTATGCGGCGGGGATCCCTCCTTTTTTAAGAGGACCCTACTCTACTATGTATGTCCAACAACCTTGGACCATCCGCCAGTATGCGGGCTTTTCCACAGCAGAAGAGTCTAACGCATTCTATCGTAGAAACCTTGCAGCAGGACAAAAAGGTCTTTCCGTTGCATTCGACTTAGCGACTCACAGAGGATACGATTCCGATCACGAAAGAGTCGTCGGGGACGTAGGAAAAGCGGGAGTGGCAATCGATTCCGTTCTGGATATGAAGATCCTCTTCGACCAAATCCCTTTGGATCAGATGTCGGTCTCGATGACAATGAATGGGGCGGTCATTCCGACTCTCGCTTTTTATATCGTAGCTGCGGAAGAACAAGGAGTAAAACCCGAACAACTTTCAGGTACCATCCAGAACGATATCTTAAAAGAGTTCATGGTCCGTAACACCTATATCTATCCTCCTGAACCATCCATGAGGATTATTGCGGATATTTTCAAATATACCACAGATTTTATGCCAAAGTTTAATTCCATCTCCATCTCCGGCTATCATATGCAGGAAGCAGGCGCCACTGCGGATATCGAATTAGCTTATACATTGGCGGACGGGTTGGAATACCTACGCACAGGTATCAAAGCAGGCATGGATGTGGATAGTTTTGCACCCCGTCTTTCCTTCTTCTGGGCGATCGGAATGAACCATTTTATGGAAATCGCAAAGATGAGAGCAGGAAGACTTCTTTGGGCGAAGTTAGTAAAAACATTCAATCCTAAAAACAACAAGTCTCTCGCACTCAGAACACATTGCCAAACCTCAGGCTGGAGTTTAACCGAACAAGATCCTTTCAATAATGTGGGCAGGACTTGTATAGAGGCTTTGGCGGCGGCACTCGGTCATACTCAGTCTTTGCATACGAACGCGTTAGACGAAGCGATCGCATTACCTACTGACTTCTCCGCAAGGATCGCAAGAAACACTCAGATCTATTTACAGGAAGAAACCAATATCCACAGAGTCGTGGATCCTTGGGGTGGTTCCTTTTATGTGGAGTCTTTGACCGCACAACTAGCGGAAAGAGCTTGGGAACTTATCCAGGAAGTGGAACAACTGGGTGGTATCGCAAAAGCGATCGAGACCGGAATTCCAAAGATGAGGATAGAAGAAGCAGCTGCCCGAAAACAGGCAAGGATCGATTCCGGCAAGGATGTGATCGTAGGGATCAATCGTTATCGTCCTTCTAAAGAAAATCCTTTGGACATCTTAGATATCGATAATACTGCCGTGAGAGAATCGCAGATCCGCAAACTAAACGAACTTAAAAAAAACAGGGACAATGCGGCGGTTACTGCTGCATTAGATGCAATCACGGAATGTGCTAAAACAGGGAACGGAAACCTGCTTGCACTTGCCGTAGATGCGGCTAGAAAAAGAGCCACCCTTGGTGAGATCTCCTTTGCAATGGAGAAAATTTTCGGAAGGTATAAATCCGTCACACATATGATCAAAGGAGTGTACTCGGAGGAGATCATGGACGATCCGGATTTCAAAAAGGCAAAAGAACTCTCCGCAAAATTCGCGAAGTTGGAAGGAAGACAGCCTAGGATCATGGTCGCTAAGATGGGCCAAGACGGACATGATAGAGGTGCAAAAGTAATTTCCACAAGTTTCGCTGATATGGGATTCGACGTCGATATAGGCCCCCTATTCCAAACCCCGGCCGAGGCGGCAAAACAAGCAATCGAAAACGACGTGCATGTGCTCGGAGTTTCGAGTCTTGCTGCAGGTCATAAGACCTTAGTTCCTCAGGTAATCCAAGAACTCAAAAAACTAGGAAGAGACGATATCCTAGTAATCGCAGGCGGAGTCATTCCTCAGCAAGATTATGATTTCTTGTATAAGGCCGGAGTAAACGGGATCTTCGGACCAGGAACAAAAATCTCCAAGGCAGGCGCAGAGATCCTGGAACTTCTGATTAAGAGTGTAGAAGGATAA
- a CDS encoding TonB-dependent receptor plug domain-containing protein, with amino-acid sequence MKLKKVLIKIAFLAAIAPMDLFAEVTFKARLFSRQKNQGEAKTQVLLFETKKIYRTDAEGYFEATVPSPGIYTFRILKVEDMQDIKGNVEASGQTVTLYTDAGADSSIASPKTKAPKGTITVSAERDKPILSRTTIKYEEIKRMPGTFGEPLRALETIPGVVPSAAFGGGANNYVIRGSDPNSNLYLVDDLPILYPFHFDGLSAVVNANLIKSIDVYTGVFPANFNNALGGVIHIDTVDKVDKSQKNLIISAWSSSISYMSPTFGGKGYLIASARVGYLDRFVQGLTSALGADFPEGLRLPRFVDSQVKFVHNFNEHHQISFHSFYSKDDFAANLPAKYQNDPANDSTAAFAGASISSGQGFRTQAVRYTWKPIDTFSNRVTLISYDPFTDFNVSFGSIQGKNRASGAYNGVRQDAFWDPNKYFSAEFGTEYRLLNYYSTGSSIIQTDPNNLSPNPYDTQSPDFTTIPTNITAKGAYYNGYLTTKIRLGNLHIEPGARYDYIPYVNNSAFGPRAQASYKFEGIGKGTTIFAGGGNFFRFPLDTRFNKDSGNPHLDFEKVFKYGGGIEQLLEGDYQIKGEIFKQEYSDLIVDDPYITDYVGTNPDPYSRIAQPFIVNKKLNYSNSGTGWSRGYELVLRKNSRPGTRNWFGWITYTWSQTFRNNNIFTPDPGAAPLNTQETQIAVEFYKNSKETLYDYDRTHVINMVFGWRWSQEWQFGARWSYLTSRPFTPIVGDDGGRFSNPANGQTYWVPQYANNPALGEYINSRRLKPYHRLDIRFDRFFNYEWGYINTFLEIVNVYLRENVGGEDFDNTKPYSKTNPSPSPTFGTIPLPGGVVIPFFNIGIEVKF; translated from the coding sequence ATGAAGTTAAAAAAAGTACTGATCAAAATCGCTTTTCTCGCGGCAATCGCGCCAATGGATCTGTTTGCAGAAGTAACCTTTAAGGCGAGGTTATTCTCCAGACAAAAAAACCAAGGGGAAGCAAAGACCCAGGTTTTACTTTTTGAGACCAAAAAGATCTATAGAACGGACGCAGAAGGATATTTCGAAGCTACAGTACCTTCTCCGGGTATTTATACTTTCCGTATCTTAAAAGTGGAAGATATGCAGGATATCAAAGGGAACGTCGAGGCTTCCGGCCAAACAGTTACTCTTTATACGGATGCAGGCGCCGATTCTTCCATAGCGTCCCCTAAAACCAAGGCACCTAAAGGTACGATCACAGTCTCGGCGGAGAGAGATAAACCGATCCTGTCCAGGACCACGATCAAATACGAAGAGATCAAAAGGATGCCTGGAACTTTCGGCGAACCGTTACGCGCCTTGGAAACGATACCGGGTGTCGTTCCCTCCGCAGCATTTGGTGGCGGGGCAAATAACTACGTGATCCGGGGTTCCGATCCGAACTCGAACTTATATTTAGTGGATGATCTTCCGATCCTGTATCCGTTCCACTTCGATGGATTGAGCGCTGTGGTGAATGCGAACTTGATCAAATCCATAGACGTATACACGGGTGTGTTCCCCGCAAACTTCAATAACGCATTGGGCGGGGTCATTCATATCGACACGGTGGATAAGGTGGACAAATCCCAGAAAAACCTGATCATCTCCGCCTGGTCCAGTAGCATCAGTTATATGAGCCCTACTTTCGGCGGCAAAGGATATCTGATTGCTTCCGCCCGCGTGGGATACTTGGATAGATTTGTGCAAGGATTGACCTCCGCGTTAGGCGCTGACTTCCCGGAAGGACTTAGACTTCCTAGATTCGTGGACTCTCAGGTAAAGTTTGTTCATAACTTTAACGAACATCACCAGATCTCTTTTCATTCCTTCTATTCCAAAGACGACTTTGCGGCAAATCTTCCCGCTAAATACCAGAACGACCCGGCAAATGATTCCACCGCCGCATTTGCAGGCGCAAGTATTTCTTCAGGACAGGGATTTAGGACACAGGCAGTACGTTATACTTGGAAACCGATCGACACATTCTCCAATCGTGTCACATTGATCAGCTACGATCCTTTTACCGATTTTAACGTTTCCTTCGGTTCCATCCAAGGAAAGAACCGAGCGAGTGGCGCGTATAATGGTGTGCGTCAGGATGCTTTCTGGGATCCGAACAAATATTTCAGCGCGGAGTTCGGAACCGAATATAGACTATTGAATTATTATTCTACCGGTTCTAGTATTATCCAAACGGATCCGAATAATTTAAGTCCGAACCCGTACGATACACAAAGTCCGGATTTTACCACGATCCCCACCAACATAACCGCCAAGGGAGCTTACTATAACGGTTATTTGACCACCAAGATCCGTTTAGGAAATTTACACATAGAACCGGGAGCACGTTACGACTATATTCCGTATGTCAACAATAGTGCATTCGGTCCGCGAGCGCAGGCATCTTATAAATTCGAAGGTATCGGAAAAGGGACTACCATCTTTGCGGGTGGAGGTAATTTCTTCCGCTTCCCTCTGGACACTAGATTTAATAAAGATAGCGGGAATCCACACTTGGATTTCGAAAAGGTATTCAAGTACGGCGGAGGTATAGAACAACTCTTAGAAGGCGATTACCAGATCAAAGGCGAGATATTCAAACAAGAATACTCGGACCTGATCGTGGATGACCCTTATATCACCGACTACGTAGGAACAAATCCGGATCCCTATTCCAGGATCGCTCAACCTTTTATCGTAAACAAAAAGTTAAATTACTCCAATAGCGGAACCGGTTGGTCCAGAGGTTACGAATTAGTACTTCGCAAAAACTCTCGCCCTGGAACCAGAAACTGGTTCGGTTGGATCACTTATACTTGGTCTCAAACATTCAGAAACAATAATATATTCACCCCTGATCCGGGAGCGGCTCCTTTGAACACTCAGGAGACTCAGATCGCTGTGGAGTTTTATAAGAATTCTAAAGAGACATTATACGACTATGACAGGACCCATGTAATCAATATGGTCTTCGGTTGGAGATGGAGCCAAGAATGGCAGTTTGGGGCCAGATGGTCCTACCTCACAAGCAGACCGTTTACACCTATCGTAGGGGACGATGGGGGAAGGTTCAGTAACCCTGCCAACGGCCAAACCTATTGGGTTCCTCAATATGCTAATAACCCTGCCCTGGGAGAATATATCAATAGCCGTAGATTAAAGCCTTATCATCGACTTGACATACGTTTCGATAGATTTTTCAATTATGAATGGGGGTATATTAATACCTTCTTGGAGATAGTAAACGTCTACTTAAGAGAGAACGTAGGGGGAGAAGATTTCGATAATACGAAACCTTATTCCAAAACAAACCCAAGCCCTAGCCCGACATTCGGAACAATTCCTTTACCGGGCGGTGTGGTCATTCCGTTCTTCAATATAGGTATCGAGGTTAAGTTCTAA
- a CDS encoding MotA/TolQ/ExbB proton channel family protein, whose product MSFEIAIGYMESAIFVIMAIASVLAVAVVVERAIIFVKNTKDSAFVLPEIIQTARKGDLSGAPKFSENYPENVYARFADFSSEHSKGGKESLGELMEGKMIGERVGFETRLSILNTLGNNAPFIGLLGTVFGVISAFYKLGTLGNAAGEVVMRTISQALLATAVGLAVAIPVVMANNYFTRKLKIIQSNLEILSKEFLASLSRKG is encoded by the coding sequence ATGAGTTTTGAAATTGCTATCGGATACATGGAATCGGCGATCTTCGTGATCATGGCGATCGCGAGCGTTCTTGCAGTAGCCGTTGTTGTAGAAAGAGCGATCATATTTGTTAAAAATACGAAAGACTCCGCCTTCGTATTACCTGAAATCATCCAAACCGCAAGAAAAGGAGATCTCTCCGGAGCGCCTAAATTTTCAGAAAATTATCCGGAGAACGTATACGCAAGATTTGCGGACTTCTCTTCCGAACATTCCAAAGGTGGAAAAGAAAGTTTGGGAGAATTAATGGAAGGAAAAATGATCGGAGAAAGAGTCGGTTTCGAGACCAGACTTTCCATTCTAAACACTTTAGGGAACAACGCTCCGTTTATCGGACTTTTAGGAACGGTATTCGGTGTGATCAGTGCTTTTTATAAATTAGGAACCTTGGGGAACGCGGCAGGAGAAGTGGTGATGAGAACCATTTCACAGGCACTGCTTGCCACCGCAGTAGGTCTTGCTGTTGCAATTCCTGTGGTAATGGCAAACAATTACTTCACCCGAAAATTGAAAATCATCCAATCCAATCTAGAAATTCTTTCCAAAGAATTTTTAGCAAGCCTATCTCGGAAAGGTTAA
- a CDS encoding energy transducer TonB, with product MNPSLEKVKTNVIQRLKELSLWEICVYGSLAFHLFLFLTYYYITHKEKEFVDSEQLEMNVEVDIQDIPPELIGGETAPTHKDPNEWVEGSNEDGKDPDPNEIKENEISGEGTDKDGFLFAFYGDKAPTPIIDFSLRDYFPENARAQGISDAMIYLEVQVDEKGNLINAKVIKSSIRGYGFEEAAVKVIRLARWSPGYAKGRPTRMNHRVPVHFELDDN from the coding sequence ATGAATCCTAGTCTGGAAAAAGTAAAGACTAACGTAATCCAAAGGCTCAAAGAACTTTCTCTTTGGGAGATTTGTGTTTATGGATCCCTTGCTTTTCACCTATTTTTGTTCCTAACTTACTACTATATCACCCACAAAGAAAAGGAATTCGTGGATTCCGAACAATTGGAGATGAACGTAGAAGTCGATATCCAAGACATTCCTCCAGAACTTATTGGTGGGGAAACCGCTCCTACGCACAAAGATCCGAACGAATGGGTAGAAGGTTCCAACGAGGACGGAAAAGACCCGGATCCGAATGAGATCAAAGAAAATGAGATCAGCGGAGAAGGTACAGACAAAGACGGATTCTTATTCGCATTTTATGGAGATAAGGCCCCTACTCCAATCATAGATTTTTCTTTGAGAGATTATTTCCCGGAAAATGCGCGTGCCCAAGGTATATCGGATGCGATGATCTATTTAGAAGTACAAGTGGATGAAAAAGGAAATCTCATCAACGCTAAAGTGATCAAGTCATCCATTCGAGGATACGGTTTTGAAGAAGCGGCGGTAAAAGTGATACGATTGGCTCGCTGGAGCCCCGGTTATGCAAAGGGAAGACCGACTCGAATGAACCATAGGGTTCCAGTACATTTCGAACTCGACGATAACTGA
- a CDS encoding ExbD/TolR family protein, whose amino-acid sequence MAGQSSSGDGEEIGSINITPMVDVILVLLVIFMVTANFLKKESININLPKADAVDANLAKTVQVALSKDGKIFLEGNETDFPRLEAQLQRESKIRPNMRITLSADSSLPYGKIAETMGKIKKAGVHQIALSVKR is encoded by the coding sequence ATGGCAGGTCAAAGTTCTTCCGGCGACGGAGAAGAAATCGGCAGTATTAATATTACTCCGATGGTGGACGTTATTTTGGTTCTTTTGGTGATTTTTATGGTTACCGCGAATTTTTTAAAAAAAGAATCCATTAATATTAATCTTCCTAAAGCGGATGCGGTAGATGCGAATCTAGCCAAAACCGTTCAGGTTGCATTATCCAAAGACGGAAAAATTTTCTTAGAAGGGAATGAAACTGATTTTCCCCGATTAGAAGCTCAATTACAAAGAGAGAGTAAGATCCGTCCGAATATGAGGATCACGTTATCCGCTGATTCTTCCCTTCCTTACGGAAAAATAGCAGAGACTATGGGAAAAATCAAAAAGGCCGGCGTGCACCAAATCGCATTATCCGTTAAAAGGTGA
- a CDS encoding LIC20211 family lipoprotein translates to MKLRISGLVLSILLAASIFSCATSSAGLATSTVPVADKKYKVISPVEGTKYWFTFDIAIIGIPLGSPPIDQLLEELKKEKEADALINVRYWTDKSIFVFLTMNRLHISAEAIKFEDESSDPKKKGR, encoded by the coding sequence ATGAAACTTCGTATTTCCGGACTAGTTTTATCTATTCTGTTAGCTGCTTCCATCTTCTCTTGCGCAACTTCTAGCGCGGGACTTGCAACGAGTACTGTTCCGGTAGCGGATAAAAAGTATAAAGTGATCTCTCCGGTAGAAGGAACGAAGTACTGGTTCACCTTCGATATTGCGATCATCGGAATTCCATTGGGATCTCCTCCTATCGATCAACTATTAGAGGAATTGAAGAAGGAAAAAGAGGCGGACGCTCTGATCAATGTCCGCTATTGGACGGATAAATCCATCTTTGTATTCTTAACTATGAATCGTCTTCATATCTCCGCAGAAGCGATCAAATTCGAGGACGAGTCCTCGGATCCTAAGAAGAAAGGCCGTTAA